One window of Chamaesiphon minutus PCC 6605 genomic DNA carries:
- a CDS encoding PP2C family protein-serine/threonine phosphatase — protein sequence MTTAQPVMSRYLWAAERQATWIPADRLVEDRYHVIAPQLWLDTKPQEPPDILSPLPRQALAYAHLYQYKLHLPQLHGFCSLKRSHETIEIPLLENVPIDSEGKLLPSLLEAWSTATPLYQAYWLWQAIDLWAPLAGTGVLSSLVVMDNLRVDGWCLRLCELIPDYTTASNKVTLAKLGTLWLQALGGANLEIADRLTTLFMKMEAERVSLRDVSAELNRIAIEQAALLPLAWQIAGGTDAGASYEHNEDSYYPTPLELAQDITGGKIAIICDGVAGHEGGEVASQMAVKLLKIETQLLLQELINSQEIVPPEQICNTIGAIVRVVNNTITAQNQTQGREDRRRMGTTMVMALQVNQRIPNHNGVGNSHEIYIAHVGDSRAYWITPHRCQLLTLDDDIATREVKQGRDVPWHSANRPDATALTQALGMKPGELIRPTVQRFMAIEDGILLLCSDGLSDRNLVERSWQEYADRILQTDIPLTEAVQSWLALAHRQNGDDNISLVLMSCQVSTEKSRLGSQLVALGGNRLDRENRSSEGDSGATPQFALSRFINLFLWITTSIGLLAAIAIAIAFFYPDWVENMHHQFFPDRSSQIEQNRSND from the coding sequence ATGACTACCGCCCAACCCGTGATGTCTCGTTATCTCTGGGCTGCCGAACGACAAGCAACTTGGATACCTGCCGATCGATTAGTTGAAGATCGATATCATGTCATCGCGCCACAATTGTGGCTGGATACCAAGCCGCAAGAACCCCCAGACATCTTATCGCCCCTGCCACGCCAAGCTTTAGCCTACGCACATTTATACCAGTACAAGCTACATTTACCCCAACTACATGGCTTTTGTTCGCTCAAAAGATCCCATGAAACGATCGAGATTCCCCTGCTCGAAAATGTCCCGATCGATAGTGAAGGCAAATTACTCCCCAGTTTGCTCGAAGCCTGGAGTACGGCAACGCCACTGTATCAAGCCTATTGGTTGTGGCAAGCGATCGATCTATGGGCACCGCTGGCTGGTACTGGCGTCTTGTCAAGTTTGGTGGTGATGGACAACTTGCGAGTCGATGGTTGGTGTCTGCGCTTGTGCGAATTAATTCCTGACTATACCACGGCTAGTAACAAAGTGACACTGGCCAAACTGGGAACGCTCTGGCTGCAAGCCCTTGGCGGTGCCAATCTGGAAATTGCAGATCGATTGACCACCCTATTTATGAAAATGGAAGCGGAACGCGTATCCTTGCGAGATGTCTCTGCGGAACTAAATCGGATCGCGATCGAGCAAGCCGCCCTACTCCCGTTAGCATGGCAGATTGCCGGCGGTACGGATGCTGGAGCTAGCTACGAGCATAATGAAGATTCATATTACCCCACCCCACTCGAACTAGCTCAAGACATCACTGGCGGCAAAATTGCGATTATCTGCGATGGTGTCGCTGGACATGAAGGCGGCGAAGTTGCCAGTCAAATGGCCGTCAAACTCCTCAAAATCGAAACCCAGCTCTTGTTACAAGAGCTGATTAACTCTCAGGAAATCGTCCCTCCCGAACAGATCTGTAATACGATCGGTGCGATCGTCCGGGTGGTTAATAATACTATTACCGCTCAAAACCAAACCCAAGGCCGCGAAGATCGCCGTCGGATGGGAACTACCATGGTGATGGCTCTCCAAGTCAATCAGCGTATTCCCAACCACAATGGTGTCGGCAATTCTCATGAGATTTATATCGCCCACGTCGGCGACAGTCGGGCCTATTGGATTACCCCCCATCGCTGCCAATTACTCACGCTCGATGATGATATCGCCACTCGCGAAGTCAAACAAGGTCGCGACGTTCCGTGGCATAGTGCCAATCGCCCCGATGCGACAGCTCTAACTCAAGCACTGGGTATGAAGCCTGGAGAGCTGATCCGACCTACAGTCCAGCGATTTATGGCGATCGAAGATGGCATTTTATTACTCTGCTCGGATGGTTTGAGCGATCGAAATTTGGTCGAACGTTCGTGGCAAGAGTACGCAGATCGCATCCTTCAGACTGATATTCCCCTCACCGAAGCCGTTCAGTCTTGGCTGGCATTAGCCCATCGCCAAAATGGTGATGATAATATCTCGTTAGTGCTGATGTCTTGTCAAGTATCGACCGAAAAATCGCGACTAGGCAGTCAGTTAGTAGCTTTAGGAGGTAATAGGTTAGATCGCGAAAATCGATCGTCTGAAGGCGATTCTGGTGCCACACCGCAGTTCGCATTGAGTAGATTTATTAACTT
- a CDS encoding DICT sensory domain-containing protein gives MSDFPEERLCQQQSVLSELLRQMPQLRSHLYFKSSLTALSHAMEDRVLAGTDRPLLIASFQQEKFYRQEAHRYRRLGEISDQVYVLAAPDTEFSDRVNEYDLVPFTSTDALASEWHLVAIGAQSSACLICREKIVPPSEIPVLPEIDASRRFEGIWTFDRQVTIAAAHILLDRIKGYRPDLAAKIAQAKQEYLVAVPTIPQDHSASADAFVQRLVTYLQARQYKLLKAYRSIEEKEERERLVNTITGAIRRSLNSADILQVAGQEIGKATGVSRCLIYQYRKDDRAVTIAHEYLANSSITSLVGKSWNLADNPIFKEVVTTHESISLAEVSITKTWQRTLDRQGINDWLIVPVLHQDRLLGAIELHQHEPSSLPWSDDTINLVEAIATQIGSTLIQAESYTNLEYLNQQLEALDRTRANLVAITGHELRTPLSTIQVCLESLATEPDMSLEMRQVMLNTALGDAERMRKLVQDFLTLSQLESGRIQWHPEPLSLEECIDLALSGLNTRRYNRDLPKIVVNLPPNLPFVRADGEWLVEVLTKLLDNACKFTTGKDRIAIEAAKTESMLEVIVADTGRGIAPELLQMVFERFYQAEGSLRRTAGGTGLGLAICRQIVNGWGGEIWAESAGKDCGSRFHFTVPSI, from the coding sequence GTGAGCGATTTTCCAGAGGAAAGGCTATGCCAACAACAATCGGTTTTAAGTGAATTACTGAGGCAGATGCCCCAACTGAGATCGCATTTGTATTTTAAATCTTCCCTCACTGCGTTATCGCACGCTATGGAAGATCGGGTGCTAGCCGGAACGGATCGACCGTTACTAATTGCTAGTTTTCAGCAAGAAAAGTTTTATCGCCAAGAGGCACATCGCTATCGTCGTTTGGGCGAAATCAGCGACCAAGTTTACGTGCTGGCTGCGCCAGATACTGAATTTAGCGATCGGGTGAACGAATACGACCTAGTCCCATTCACCAGTACCGACGCGCTGGCTTCCGAATGGCATCTAGTCGCCATTGGTGCCCAGTCCTCGGCGTGCCTGATCTGTCGCGAAAAAATTGTCCCACCGTCAGAGATTCCCGTTCTACCAGAAATCGACGCATCCCGCAGATTTGAAGGGATCTGGACATTCGATCGCCAAGTGACGATCGCCGCCGCACATATTTTACTCGATCGCATCAAAGGCTATCGTCCCGATCTGGCCGCTAAAATCGCCCAGGCGAAGCAGGAATATCTAGTCGCCGTCCCCACTATCCCCCAAGACCATTCGGCCAGTGCAGACGCCTTCGTACAGCGATTGGTGACATATCTGCAAGCTCGACAATACAAACTCCTTAAAGCATACCGTTCGATCGAAGAAAAAGAAGAACGCGAACGCCTAGTTAATACAATTACCGGGGCAATTCGGCGATCGCTCAACTCGGCAGATATTCTCCAAGTAGCTGGACAAGAGATCGGTAAAGCAACTGGAGTCAGTCGCTGTCTGATTTATCAATATCGTAAAGACGATCGAGCTGTGACGATCGCTCATGAATATTTGGCCAATTCAAGTATTACCTCTTTAGTCGGCAAATCTTGGAATCTCGCCGACAATCCCATCTTCAAAGAAGTCGTTACCACTCACGAATCGATATCGCTAGCCGAAGTTAGCATCACCAAAACCTGGCAGCGCACACTCGACAGACAGGGCATTAACGATTGGTTAATCGTACCAGTACTCCATCAAGATCGACTCTTGGGCGCGATCGAATTACACCAACACGAACCATCGTCCTTACCCTGGTCGGACGATACGATTAACTTAGTAGAAGCGATCGCTACCCAAATTGGCAGCACGCTGATTCAAGCCGAATCCTACACCAATCTCGAATATCTCAACCAACAACTCGAAGCACTCGATCGCACCCGCGCCAATTTAGTTGCCATTACCGGACACGAACTGCGAACGCCACTTTCTACCATTCAAGTCTGTCTAGAGAGTCTCGCCACCGAGCCAGATATGTCGCTCGAAATGCGGCAAGTGATGCTCAATACCGCCTTGGGCGATGCCGAACGGATGCGTAAGCTCGTGCAGGACTTTTTGACCCTCTCGCAGCTCGAAAGCGGTCGGATTCAATGGCATCCAGAGCCGCTATCGCTCGAAGAATGCATCGATTTAGCCCTCAGCGGTCTTAATACCCGTCGCTACAATCGAGATTTACCCAAGATTGTCGTCAATCTGCCGCCCAACCTACCCTTCGTCCGCGCCGATGGCGAATGGTTGGTCGAAGTATTGACAAAATTGCTAGATAATGCATGTAAGTTTACTACAGGCAAAGATCGGATCGCGATCGAAGCCGCCAAAACTGAATCGATGCTAGAAGTCATTGTTGCCGATACCGGACGCGGCATTGCCCCAGAACTACTCCAGATGGTCTTCGAGCGGTTTTACCAAGCGGAAGGTTCCTTGCGGCGGACTGCGGGTGGGACGGGTTTAGGATTGGCCATCTGTCGCCAAATCGTCAACGGCTGGGGCGGCGAAATTTGGGCGGAGTCTGCGGGCAAAGATTGTGGCAGTCGGTTTCACTTTACCGTGCCATCGATTTAA
- a CDS encoding TonB-dependent receptor plug domain-containing protein, translating into MKILNSRSSRIASELLTVVLLILGNNLILFSRYTHAAPIDNPNNSAEPELTIDVTGERRIELPKSTPVYTIDRQQIERQGAKNVADTLNNLPGFAINNAGYGADIHTGTYYRGASINQFIILLNGRPIGNNINTYHGATDLNSIPVDAIERIELSSGASNILYGSETFGGVVNIITKTYQGTPQTNISAELGSYGRQDYRASYTGGSDRLNYRIGVEKYRIDNNYRVPVGAANRDPVTGNLTNADTDLTSYSGKISATIDDRNRLDFDAIKITSRRGLVYFGFPFQRDRLNHDALNVGLNWRSQLSSDRSSILNTTLSFNQDYFDTFGPSGANSRRGTLDSQDVTGRIDHNWKTSATNTLRWGGEIQNRQLNGTTISTVPNRIAFNETENRNVVNTALFAVNTWKVNERTAIDIGLRQNFNTQFGNYLNPSLGSRWEITPNLALRASVAGAQRNPGLDQLYLYDTVHGWFPNPNLKPETGATWTAGVDLAFSPTSTATITYFGSNLNDRIATQAISPTVTQWTNIGQVSTNGLEIGFKQQITPQWSAFANYTYTDAKIQSGIERGLQLSLVPYSVAQLGVGYANRGWEVNLLANYNAGTRRAFFNNPGQISTNFVSSFFNLDLSARIPVGENVGVNLYVENLADVQYEKVNRIYSPGRTYRVGVAANF; encoded by the coding sequence ATGAAGATCTTGAATAGCCGCAGTAGCCGAATCGCCAGTGAACTATTGACTGTGGTGTTGCTAATTCTCGGTAATAACTTAATTCTGTTTAGTCGCTACACACATGCAGCTCCGATCGATAATCCCAATAATTCTGCCGAACCCGAACTGACGATCGATGTTACGGGAGAACGCCGGATCGAGCTACCAAAATCGACGCCAGTTTACACGATCGATCGCCAACAAATCGAACGACAGGGTGCAAAAAATGTTGCCGATACTTTAAATAATTTACCAGGCTTTGCGATTAATAATGCTGGTTATGGAGCCGATATTCACACCGGAACTTATTATCGCGGCGCATCGATAAATCAATTTATCATTCTGCTCAACGGTCGTCCGATTGGCAATAATATCAATACTTATCATGGCGCGACAGATCTCAATAGCATTCCCGTCGATGCAATCGAGCGGATCGAATTGTCTAGTGGTGCCAGTAATATTCTCTACGGATCGGAAACCTTTGGCGGTGTTGTCAATATCATTACCAAAACTTATCAAGGTACCCCGCAAACTAATATATCGGCGGAATTAGGATCTTACGGTCGTCAAGATTATCGTGCTAGTTATACAGGTGGCAGCGATCGATTAAACTACCGCATCGGCGTCGAAAAATATCGGATCGATAATAATTATCGCGTCCCCGTTGGAGCTGCCAACCGCGATCCAGTCACGGGAAATCTCACCAATGCCGATACCGATCTTACCAGTTACTCTGGTAAGATTTCTGCCACGATCGACGATCGCAATCGTCTAGATTTCGATGCAATTAAAATTACTAGTCGGCGGGGTTTGGTTTATTTTGGATTTCCCTTTCAACGCGACAGGTTAAATCATGATGCTCTAAACGTCGGACTTAATTGGCGATCTCAACTCAGCAGCGATCGTAGCTCGATTCTTAATACTACTCTGAGTTTTAACCAAGATTATTTTGATACCTTCGGCCCTAGTGGAGCCAATAGCCGCAGGGGTACGCTCGATAGCCAAGACGTAACGGGGAGAATAGATCATAACTGGAAGACTTCGGCCACAAATACGCTGCGGTGGGGTGGTGAAATCCAAAATCGTCAACTCAATGGCACGACGATTAGCACGGTTCCCAACCGGATTGCCTTTAACGAGACTGAAAATCGCAACGTCGTCAATACCGCTTTATTTGCCGTCAATACCTGGAAAGTTAACGAGCGCACGGCGATCGATATTGGCTTACGACAAAATTTTAACACCCAGTTTGGTAACTATCTCAATCCCAGTCTTGGCTCCCGTTGGGAAATTACCCCCAATCTCGCCTTGCGTGCCTCTGTCGCTGGCGCACAACGCAACCCCGGACTCGACCAACTCTACCTCTACGATACCGTCCACGGCTGGTTTCCCAATCCCAATCTCAAACCAGAAACGGGAGCAACTTGGACGGCGGGAGTCGATCTGGCATTTAGCCCTACCTCGACAGCTACAATTACCTACTTTGGTAGTAATTTAAACGATCGCATTGCCACTCAAGCCATCAGTCCGACTGTCACGCAGTGGACGAATATCGGACAGGTAAGCACCAATGGTTTGGAAATTGGCTTCAAACAACAAATAACGCCCCAATGGTCGGCATTTGCCAATTATACCTACACCGATGCCAAAATTCAGTCAGGAATAGAGCGAGGTTTGCAACTGTCGCTAGTACCGTATTCTGTCGCTCAATTGGGAGTCGGTTATGCCAATCGCGGCTGGGAAGTTAATCTGCTCGCCAACTATAATGCTGGGACGCGCCGTGCTTTCTTTAATAATCCCGGTCAAATTAGCACCAATTTCGTGTCGTCCTTTTTCAATCTGGATCTGAGTGCGCGGATCCCTGTGGGCGAGAATGTCGGCGTCAATCTGTATGTAGAGAATCTCGCCGATGTCCAATATGAGAAAGTGAATCGGATCTACAGTCCGGGTAGAACTTATCGGGTGGGCGTTGCGGCTAATTTCTAA
- a CDS encoding BlaI/MecI/CopY family transcriptional regulator: MVSLPKYRPKQLSLGPLETEILKIIWELGKVTVKDVHDRILSDPDRELAYASVTTVLNRLTQKGWLQCDRQERSFIWQPLVSEAQAQAIQAYEKLQQFLAVGNPDVVAAFADSLDRSSIDRIEAISQRLQAIRKEKEER; encoded by the coding sequence ATGGTTTCTCTGCCTAAATATCGACCCAAACAGCTCTCGCTGGGGCCATTAGAGACTGAAATTCTCAAAATTATCTGGGAACTGGGTAAAGTAACCGTCAAAGATGTCCACGATCGCATCCTCAGCGACCCCGATCGCGAATTAGCGTATGCTTCAGTGACAACGGTACTCAACCGCCTGACTCAAAAAGGTTGGTTACAATGCGATCGTCAAGAACGTAGCTTTATTTGGCAACCCTTAGTTTCTGAAGCTCAGGCACAAGCAATTCAAGCCTACGAAAAGTTGCAGCAATTTTTAGCAGTTGGCAATCCCGATGTCGTTGCTGCTTTTGCCGATAGTCTCGATCGATCCAGCATCGATCGGATTGAAGCGATTTCGCAACGGCTGCAAGCGATCCGCAAAGAGAAGGAGGAACGATAA
- a CDS encoding M56 family metallopeptidase: MHLIVMAAILAIAWGLRYTWTPTEPTVWLNAPHSRLHQYWERTLTVFLLPPLLLFTSAIAIIWMGPHGRMVWVGNDWFSYALAIAFLGVAAVYWCQLAGSGWQLLKQVRTYPIVTLNDTQVRLLDLSAPYIAQIGFWKPELVVTTALIDTLSSEHLEAVLAHEQAHYLYRDTWYFFWLGWVRQITNWLPQTEAIWQELLMLREIRADRWASTQTDPLLVAEALLSIVQSTPVFADNICAAFSQLAPIDRLDRRIEALLTCLEPLAEDRSLYSNWRSWAWCSIAFLPFVAVPFHN, encoded by the coding sequence ATGCACCTAATTGTCATGGCGGCGATTTTGGCAATCGCTTGGGGACTGCGTTACACTTGGACGCCGACAGAGCCGACTGTGTGGCTCAATGCGCCACACAGTCGACTGCACCAATACTGGGAACGTACTTTAACGGTATTTTTGTTACCGCCACTACTGCTATTTACCAGTGCGATCGCCATTATTTGGATGGGGCCGCACGGACGGATGGTTTGGGTGGGTAATGATTGGTTTAGTTACGCTCTGGCAATCGCATTTTTGGGAGTTGCCGCAGTTTATTGGTGCCAGTTGGCTGGCTCTGGCTGGCAACTGCTCAAACAGGTGCGGACTTATCCGATCGTTACATTGAACGATACGCAGGTGCGGCTCCTGGATTTGTCCGCGCCCTATATTGCCCAAATTGGCTTCTGGAAGCCAGAATTAGTCGTCACCACAGCTTTAATCGATACATTAAGTTCGGAGCATTTAGAGGCCGTTTTAGCCCACGAACAGGCGCATTATCTCTATCGCGATACCTGGTATTTTTTCTGGCTGGGATGGGTGCGCCAAATTACCAATTGGCTGCCCCAAACTGAAGCTATCTGGCAAGAACTATTAATGTTACGCGAAATTCGTGCCGATCGGTGGGCATCTACCCAAACCGATCCCCTGTTAGTTGCCGAAGCCCTGCTGTCGATCGTCCAAAGTACGCCCGTATTCGCCGATAATATCTGTGCGGCGTTTAGCCAGCTTGCCCCCATCGATCGACTAGATCGACGCATTGAAGCACTATTAACCTGCTTGGAACCTCTAGCCGAAGATCGTTCACTCTACTCGAATTGGCGATCGTGGGCATGGTGTTCGATCGCATTTTTACCATTTGTGGCGGTGCCTTTTCATAATTAA
- a CDS encoding CIA30 family protein, which translates to MAKWDAGRFLNTVSYFEAIPVVSDLQRWLTGGSNRKSTTNGGKAVGKILVVGAMTDIGQVLVQQLVKSGYTVRAAIADLSLAPFSIPAGVEYVMVAPDNNTSLSNSSLTDRVMQGVRAIIVCLDAEETLSTVALDNLTAAVNTYLPTNNRLELFDFTHPTIDLQATWGAVDDVVMGGVSESGIGMRAGVAVFSGNVSTDNSGGFASVRTRNLDPSLNLSNYQGIELKVKGDGQRYKIFLRTEEKWDGVGYAHSFDTIANEWMTIQVPFKGLVPIFRAKTVPNAPLDTTQICSFQLMLSKFEYDRALNPRFTPGLFSLEIESIAAYGGDTMPQLVVIDSTTSTDDLVAKLRTTNLPYSIVRAVNLDALMVAAIAVKSISQSEAVGQVLT; encoded by the coding sequence ATGGCTAAATGGGATGCAGGCAGATTTTTAAATACCGTTAGCTATTTTGAAGCAATTCCGGTTGTCAGCGATCTACAACGCTGGTTGACAGGCGGATCTAATCGTAAATCTACCACTAATGGAGGGAAAGCTGTGGGTAAAATCTTGGTGGTAGGTGCGATGACTGACATCGGACAAGTATTGGTTCAGCAGTTGGTTAAGAGCGGCTACACAGTCAGAGCGGCGATTGCGGATCTGAGCTTGGCACCATTTAGCATACCTGCGGGCGTGGAATATGTAATGGTCGCTCCTGATAATAATACATCACTTAGCAATAGTAGCCTCACCGATCGAGTCATGCAAGGGGTGCGAGCGATTATTGTGTGTTTGGATGCGGAAGAAACTTTATCTACAGTAGCTTTAGACAATTTGACTGCGGCGGTAAATACTTATTTACCCACCAATAATCGCTTAGAACTTTTTGATTTTACGCACCCGACGATCGATCTGCAAGCGACATGGGGAGCTGTGGATGATGTGGTCATGGGTGGTGTTAGCGAGAGTGGGATTGGGATGAGGGCGGGTGTTGCCGTGTTTAGTGGTAATGTTTCGACTGATAATTCTGGTGGCTTTGCATCGGTGCGGACGCGTAATTTAGATCCGAGTCTCAATTTAAGTAACTATCAAGGAATCGAATTAAAAGTAAAAGGTGACGGCCAAAGATATAAGATCTTCTTGCGGACTGAGGAGAAATGGGATGGAGTGGGTTATGCTCATTCTTTCGATACGATCGCAAATGAATGGATGACAATTCAAGTACCATTTAAAGGCTTAGTACCGATCTTCCGCGCCAAGACAGTTCCGAATGCACCGCTCGATACCACTCAAATTTGTTCTTTTCAATTAATGCTCAGTAAGTTTGAATACGATCGAGCATTAAACCCGCGATTCACGCCTGGTTTATTCTCACTAGAAATCGAATCGATCGCGGCCTATGGTGGTGACACTATGCCCCAATTAGTCGTCATCGATTCTACTACGAGTACCGACGATTTGGTTGCCAAACTTCGGACAACTAATTTACCATATTCGATCGTTCGAGCGGTAAATCTGGATGCACTAATGGTAGCAGCGATCGCCGTGAAATCGATTTCTCAATCAGAAGCAGTCGGACAAGTATTAACGTGA
- a CDS encoding ion transporter — protein MIFADKISLYLEDIEHPIGKAVNLAIAGLVVVSTGIFIAETYPLSSELRSIFERIDSIVLYIFTIEYLLRFITAQDKLKYLFSFYSLIDLIAILPMLTGITDVSFIRILRWFRILRLLRFIEGKTLLGNLDREDSSIVTRILFTIFSIIFIYSGLIYQVEHPVNPKFDTFFDAVYFAVVTMTTVGFGDITPISNAGKFMTVLMILSGIALIPWQLGDLIKQVAKSANKVNAACPNCQLSSHDLDANFCKRCGTKLH, from the coding sequence ATGATTTTTGCTGACAAAATCTCGCTTTACTTAGAAGATATCGAACATCCGATCGGTAAAGCGGTCAATTTAGCGATCGCGGGTTTAGTAGTCGTCTCTACAGGTATTTTCATTGCAGAAACCTATCCGCTCTCATCAGAGCTACGTTCGATCTTTGAAAGAATAGATTCGATCGTTCTCTACATTTTCACTATCGAGTATCTACTGCGTTTTATCACTGCACAAGATAAATTAAAATACTTATTTAGCTTTTATTCTCTTATCGACTTGATTGCGATTCTACCAATGTTAACTGGTATCACTGATGTCAGTTTTATCCGAATTTTGCGCTGGTTTCGGATTTTACGACTGCTACGATTTATCGAAGGTAAAACCCTCTTAGGAAATCTCGATCGCGAGGATAGTTCGATTGTCACTCGAATTTTATTTACGATCTTCTCGATTATTTTTATTTATTCTGGCTTGATTTATCAAGTCGAGCATCCCGTCAATCCCAAGTTCGATACTTTTTTCGATGCCGTTTATTTTGCCGTCGTCACCATGACAACGGTCGGATTTGGCGACATCACGCCTATTTCTAATGCTGGCAAATTCATGACAGTATTAATGATTTTATCTGGTATTGCTCTGATTCCTTGGCAATTAGGGGATCTGATTAAACAAGTTGCTAAAAGCGCAAACAAAGTAAATGCTGCTTGCCCTAATTGCCAATTATCTAGTCACGATCTTGACGCCAATTTTTGCAAACGCTGCGGTACAAAGTTGCATTAA
- the purB gene encoding adenylosuccinate lyase, which translates to MIERYTLPEMGEIWTDAYKFQTWLQVEIAVCEAQAELGHIPQEAVDEIKAKAKFDVDRILEIEAEVRHDVIAFLTNVNEHVGAAGRYIHLGMTSSDVLDTALALQMVASTDILLTRLEDTIQAIRYQAQKHRNTVMIGRSHGIHAEPITFGFKLAGWLAEMLRNRDRLVRVRQTIAVGKISGAVGTYANIEPRAEAIACQKLGLTPDTASTQVISRDIHAEFAQVLALIGASIERFAVEIRNLQRTDVLEVEEFFSKGQKGSSAMPHKRNPIRSERLTGMARILRGNAIAALENVALWHERDISHSSVERVCMPDSCIIAHFMLVETTNLIKNLLIYPENMARNLNCYGGVVFSQSVLLALVGKGLNREEAYEIVQSNAMSVWNTPDGDFRKVVSSDPRVTEHLTPAEIEHCFDPTQHLKHLDEIYQRLSI; encoded by the coding sequence GTGATCGAACGCTATACTCTGCCCGAAATGGGTGAAATTTGGACAGATGCTTATAAATTTCAAACCTGGCTGCAAGTCGAAATTGCCGTCTGTGAAGCCCAAGCCGAACTAGGACATATTCCACAGGAAGCTGTTGATGAAATTAAGGCTAAAGCAAAGTTCGATGTCGATCGCATCTTAGAAATTGAAGCTGAAGTCCGTCATGATGTGATTGCATTTCTTACTAACGTCAACGAACATGTTGGCGCGGCGGGACGATATATCCATTTAGGGATGACTAGCTCAGATGTACTCGATACCGCTCTCGCGCTGCAAATGGTAGCGAGTACCGATATTCTCTTGACTCGATTGGAAGATACGATTCAAGCGATTCGCTATCAAGCCCAAAAACATCGCAATACTGTAATGATAGGCCGTTCCCATGGGATTCATGCCGAACCGATTACCTTTGGCTTTAAATTAGCTGGCTGGCTGGCTGAAATGCTGCGGAATCGAGATCGATTGGTACGAGTCCGCCAGACGATTGCTGTTGGTAAAATTTCTGGTGCTGTTGGTACCTATGCCAATATCGAACCGCGTGCAGAGGCGATCGCGTGTCAGAAGCTAGGATTGACGCCAGACACAGCTTCTACTCAAGTAATTTCTCGCGACATTCATGCTGAATTCGCACAAGTTTTAGCCCTGATCGGTGCCAGCATCGAACGGTTTGCCGTCGAAATTCGCAACCTGCAACGCACCGACGTTTTGGAAGTCGAAGAATTCTTCTCCAAGGGTCAAAAAGGCTCCTCTGCAATGCCCCACAAGCGCAACCCAATTCGTTCCGAACGCCTGACGGGAATGGCACGAATCTTGCGTGGAAACGCGATCGCTGCCCTGGAGAACGTGGCTCTGTGGCACGAACGAGATATTTCTCATAGCTCGGTCGAACGCGTCTGTATGCCCGATTCCTGCATTATCGCGCACTTCATGTTGGTTGAAACCACCAACCTGATCAAAAATCTGTTGATTTACCCCGAAAATATGGCGCGGAACCTCAACTGCTATGGTGGGGTCGTCTTCAGTCAGTCGGTATTACTGGCTCTAGTTGGTAAAGGATTGAATCGGGAAGAAGCATACGAGATCGTCCAATCCAATGCCATGTCAGTCTGGAATACCCCCGATGGCGACTTCCGCAAGGTTGTCTCTAGCGATCCTCGCGTCACCGAGCATCTGACACCAGCAGAAATCGAGCATTGTTTCGACCCCACCCAGCATCTCAAGCACCTCGACGAGATTTATCAACGTTTGAGTATCTAG